In candidate division TA06 bacterium, one genomic interval encodes:
- the lepB gene encoding signal peptidase I: MKEKYTFKKLWHDWLWPLIWAVLVVKLIINPFILEAYQVPTGSMESTILPGDWLIAEKFSYGLHIPFTKISILPLTSPKSGQMVVFKSPLDGINLVKRCIAVGGDTVEVRNKILYVNGIERKEFFAIHRNSFAVPQMNPSLTNVQFQQEWENRQLLQTYAVRDNFGPVVVPKNCFFMMGDNRDESFDSRFWGPLPRQLIRGRALFVYWSFDKLSKYPFASLWRRFRPQRIGRKLW, translated from the coding sequence ATGAAAGAAAAGTACACCTTCAAGAAGCTCTGGCACGACTGGCTGTGGCCCCTGATCTGGGCGGTGTTAGTGGTCAAATTGATCATCAATCCTTTTATTCTGGAAGCCTACCAGGTTCCCACCGGATCAATGGAAAGCACCATCCTGCCGGGGGACTGGCTGATTGCCGAGAAATTCAGCTACGGCCTGCACATACCTTTCACCAAGATATCCATCCTGCCGCTGACCTCGCCGAAGTCCGGCCAAATGGTGGTCTTCAAAAGCCCGCTGGACGGGATCAACCTAGTCAAGCGCTGCATTGCCGTCGGAGGGGATACGGTGGAGGTGAGGAACAAAATACTTTACGTCAACGGTATAGAACGGAAAGAATTTTTTGCCATCCACCGGAACAGCTTTGCGGTCCCGCAAATGAACCCATCCCTGACCAATGTCCAGTTCCAGCAGGAATGGGAAAACCGGCAGCTGTTGCAGACCTATGCGGTACGGGATAATTTCGGCCCGGTGGTGGTCCCCAAGAACTGTTTCTTCATGATGGGCGACAACCGCGACGAATCCTTTGATTCCCGTTTCTGGGGGCCGCTGCCGCGCCAGCTTATCCGGGGCCGGGCTTTGTTCGTCTATTGGTCGTTCGACAAACTGTCAAAATATCCGTTTGCCAGCCTATGGCGGCGCTTTCGCCCGCAACGAATCGGCCGGAAACTCTGGTAG
- the lepB gene encoding signal peptidase I, which yields MAVRQNNVKKSWYRDWGESIIWAVAMALIIRALVIQAFKIPSGSMEDTLLVGDFLMVNKFVYGVKLPFTDKNILPGLRQPKAGDIIVFKYPLDKRDFIKRCAAVEGDTVEVRNKDLYVNGRRPTEPYAVNKAWGESISVPQMLSSELWHNDYQRDWEQRKFLNLPMRDNFGPVAVPKGCIFVMGDNRDNSLDSRFWGPLPKSLILGKAVFIYWSWDSENGEPFWKVWENVRFNRLGNMIR from the coding sequence ATGGCCGTCAGGCAGAACAACGTAAAAAAATCGTGGTACCGAGACTGGGGCGAATCCATAATCTGGGCGGTGGCGATGGCCCTGATCATCCGGGCCCTGGTCATCCAGGCCTTTAAGATTCCCTCCGGCTCTATGGAGGACACCCTGCTGGTGGGCGATTTTTTGATGGTCAACAAATTCGTCTACGGGGTCAAGCTGCCGTTCACCGATAAGAACATCCTGCCCGGGCTGCGCCAGCCCAAAGCCGGGGACATCATCGTCTTCAAATATCCGCTGGACAAGAGGGACTTCATTAAGCGCTGCGCGGCGGTGGAAGGCGATACGGTGGAGGTCAGGAACAAAGATCTGTATGTCAACGGACGGAGGCCGACGGAGCCATACGCGGTGAACAAGGCCTGGGGAGAAAGCATTTCAGTGCCCCAGATGCTGTCCTCGGAACTCTGGCACAACGATTACCAAAGGGACTGGGAACAGCGCAAGTTCCTGAACCTGCCCATGCGCGACAACTTCGGCCCGGTGGCGGTGCCAAAAGGGTGCATTTTTGTCATGGGCGACAACCGGGACAATTCCCTGGACTCCCGCTTCTGGGGGCCGCTGCCCAAAAGCCTGATCCTGGGCAAGGCGGTGTTCATTTACTGGTCATGGGATTCCGAGAACGGCGAGCCGTTCTGGAAGGTCTGGGAGAACGTCCGGTTCAACCGGCTGGGAAATATGATCCGATAA
- a CDS encoding class I SAM-dependent methyltransferase, which yields MSDLYANPKYYEIAFSFCDITKEVDVFQKCIAQYSKIPVKSVLELGCGNSPHLLELLKRGYRYTGIDLSREMLEFSKSKVSEEMLGKATFLQANMNDHFTWFYLCQNNSRTVISL from the coding sequence ATGTCGGACCTATATGCAAACCCTAAATATTATGAAATCGCCTTCTCTTTTTGTGATATAACCAAAGAGGTAGATGTGTTTCAAAAATGCATTGCCCAATATTCTAAAATACCCGTAAAATCGGTTTTAGAGCTTGGCTGCGGTAATAGCCCACATTTGCTTGAATTGTTGAAAAGAGGTTATAGATATACCGGCATTGATTTAAGCCGAGAAATGCTTGAGTTTAGCAAAAGTAAGGTCAGCGAAGAAATGTTAGGAAAAGCTACTTTTCTTCAGGCAAACATGAACGATCACTTTACTTGGTTCTATTTATGCCAAAACAACAGCAGAACTGTTATCTCACTTTAA
- a CDS encoding phosphatase PAP2 family protein, with protein MPKFKFKKVEWLYLWFLAGLCGLTLFNLPRLKGWPWIFLIYGLTLGIYGLVIYLDTRWPYKFFELLRRWLPYAGILPIFQSLGYITQYLRPDLDGYLIKIDYALFGVHPTVWLERVTTPWMVDVLTLAYSSYYFLPVILAVFLHFDQKHHELEHLFLAVTIGFFISYLGYLLVPAIGPRFTLTAQQSAPVKGLFWGNQILNFLTANEFNKRDCFPSGHTGITLIVLYYAYAYHKRLFAFMLPVAMLLIMATVFLRLHYVIDVIFGFVLAALAVLITEIWNPQFLRNKK; from the coding sequence ATGCCAAAGTTTAAATTTAAAAAAGTAGAATGGTTGTATTTATGGTTCCTGGCCGGACTGTGCGGGCTGACATTATTCAACCTGCCCCGGCTCAAAGGCTGGCCCTGGATTTTCCTGATCTACGGGCTGACCCTGGGGATCTACGGCCTGGTGATCTATTTGGACACCCGCTGGCCCTATAAGTTCTTCGAATTGCTGCGGCGCTGGCTTCCCTATGCCGGCATCCTCCCGATCTTCCAAAGCCTGGGCTATATCACCCAGTACTTAAGGCCGGACCTGGATGGTTATCTGATCAAGATCGACTACGCCCTGTTCGGCGTCCACCCCACCGTCTGGCTGGAACGTGTGACAACCCCCTGGATGGTGGATGTGCTGACCCTGGCTTACTCCAGCTATTATTTCCTGCCGGTGATCCTGGCTGTTTTTTTGCATTTCGACCAGAAGCATCACGAGCTGGAACATTTGTTCCTGGCGGTGACCATCGGGTTTTTCATCTCTTACCTGGGATATCTGTTGGTGCCGGCTATCGGGCCCCGGTTCACCCTGACTGCCCAGCAGTCCGCCCCGGTCAAGGGGCTTTTCTGGGGAAACCAGATCCTGAATTTTTTAACCGCCAACGAATTCAACAAACGGGACTGCTTCCCCTCCGGCCATACCGGAATAACCCTGATCGTGCTCTATTACGCCTACGCCTACCACAAGAGGCTTTTCGCTTTCATGCTGCCGGTGGCGATGCTGCTGATAATGGCCACGGTGTTTTTAAGACTGCATTACGTAATCGACGTTATCTTTGGGTTTGTGCTGGCGGCCCTGGCCGTATTGATAACCGAGATCTGGAACCCGCAGTTTTTAAGAAACAAGAAATAG
- the thiS gene encoding sulfur carrier protein ThiS → MKIKLNGKDIETGENTTVSVLLVKYGLNGKPLVVELNGSIIKSGQYDGVRLNEGDVLEIVRLVGGG, encoded by the coding sequence ATGAAGATAAAACTGAACGGAAAAGACATAGAAACCGGAGAAAATACTACGGTTTCCGTCCTATTGGTAAAATACGGGCTTAACGGAAAACCCTTGGTGGTGGAGCTTAACGGCAGCATCATCAAGAGCGGCCAGTATGACGGGGTCCGGCTTAACGAAGGCGATGTGCTGGAAATAGTGCGCCTGGTGGGCGGAGGGTAA
- a CDS encoding thiazole synthase, protein MLKPLVIARREIRSRLFLGTGKFSSSAVMARALEASGAEIVTVALRRVEFENPQDDIISHIDRKKYLLLPNTSGARAAEEAVRIARLARAVTGWNWLKLEVTPEPNYLLPDPVETLKAAELLIKDGFVVLPYINADPVLAKRLQEAGCAAVMPLGSPIGSGRGIKTADQIRIIIQQAMVPVVVDAGLGLPSHVCQAFELGADAVLVNTALAVAKDPVQMARAFKLAVESSLAGREAGPMSEGETATASSPLTGFLR, encoded by the coding sequence ATGCTGAAACCATTAGTGATCGCCAGGAGAGAGATAAGGTCCAGACTGTTCCTGGGCACCGGAAAGTTCTCCAGTTCCGCCGTCATGGCCCGGGCTCTGGAAGCCTCGGGGGCCGAGATCGTGACCGTGGCCCTGCGCCGGGTGGAGTTCGAAAACCCGCAGGATGACATCATCTCCCACATCGATCGGAAAAAATACCTGCTGCTGCCCAACACCTCCGGGGCCCGCGCTGCCGAAGAGGCCGTCCGGATTGCAAGATTGGCCCGGGCGGTCACCGGCTGGAATTGGCTCAAACTAGAGGTCACCCCCGAGCCCAATTACCTTCTGCCCGATCCGGTGGAAACATTGAAGGCCGCCGAACTTCTGATCAAGGATGGTTTTGTGGTCCTGCCCTATATCAATGCCGATCCGGTGCTGGCCAAACGCCTGCAGGAGGCGGGCTGTGCGGCGGTAATGCCTCTGGGCTCGCCCATCGGCTCGGGGCGCGGTATCAAGACCGCCGATCAGATCAGGATCATAATACAGCAGGCCATGGTGCCGGTGGTGGTGGATGCCGGGCTGGGCCTGCCATCCCATGTCTGCCAGGCCTTTGAGCTGGGAGCCGATGCGGTGCTGGTCAACACCGCGCTGGCCGTGGCTAAAGACCCGGTGCAGATGGCCAGGGCCTTCAAACTGGCGGTGGAATCATCTTTGGCCGGGAGGGAAGCCGGGCCGATGTCCGAGGGCGAGACCGCTACCGCCTCCAGCCCCCTGACCGGATTTTTGAGATGA
- the thiH gene encoding 2-iminoacetate synthase ThiH, with protein MSSLYEIINSLDAVRIKTDSQNVTTGQVKALLESIRSGDLPDPSDISILVSPAAAELLEPMAQLAKAITVKRFGRTIQMYAPLYISNYCSNSCVYCGFNVCNKINRRTSSREEILSEARLLKNNHILQLLLVSGECPAEVSVDLLERIALDLKRLFPSLSIEIYPLDTPGYTRFYEAGIDGLTIYQETYDRKIYVQVHPGGPKSDYQFRLGAPERGAAAGFRQIDIGSLLGLNDWRVESHYLVHHAAYLIKHYWKSQISISFPRLRPAAGGYSPEFPVSDKELVQMICAFRLMLPDAGLVLSTREPAWLRDNLIGLGITKMSAGSKTAPGGYLDEQSQAAEGQFNVFDDRPVEAVAQSIRQKGYDTVWKDWDRGFEDQQGSK; from the coding sequence ATGAGTTCGCTTTATGAGATCATAAATTCTCTGGATGCTGTCCGGATAAAAACAGATTCTCAGAACGTTACCACCGGACAGGTCAAGGCTCTTTTGGAATCGATTAGATCCGGGGACCTTCCCGATCCCAGCGATATATCCATCCTGGTGTCTCCGGCCGCGGCCGAACTGCTGGAGCCCATGGCCCAACTGGCCAAGGCCATCACCGTCAAAAGATTCGGCAGGACCATCCAGATGTATGCCCCTCTGTATATTTCCAATTACTGCAGCAATTCCTGCGTTTACTGCGGGTTCAATGTCTGTAATAAGATCAACCGCCGAACCTCAAGCCGGGAGGAAATATTATCCGAAGCCCGGCTGTTGAAAAACAACCATATCTTGCAATTATTATTGGTGAGCGGGGAATGTCCGGCCGAGGTCAGCGTCGATCTGCTGGAGAGGATTGCCCTGGATCTCAAGCGCCTGTTTCCCTCTCTGTCCATAGAAATATATCCGTTGGATACTCCGGGCTACACGCGGTTTTACGAGGCAGGCATAGACGGGCTGACTATCTATCAGGAGACCTACGACCGGAAGATATACGTCCAGGTGCACCCCGGAGGCCCCAAGAGCGACTATCAATTCAGGCTGGGGGCGCCGGAGAGGGGCGCGGCGGCAGGGTTCCGCCAGATCGACATCGGTTCGTTGTTGGGGCTTAACGACTGGCGGGTGGAATCGCACTACCTGGTGCATCATGCCGCCTATCTGATAAAACACTACTGGAAGAGTCAGATCTCCATCTCCTTCCCCCGCTTAAGGCCGGCGGCCGGGGGATACAGCCCGGAGTTCCCGGTCAGCGACAAGGAACTGGTGCAGATGATCTGCGCCTTCAGGCTGATGCTGCCCGATGCGGGGCTGGTGCTCTCCACCAGGGAGCCGGCCTGGCTGCGCGACAATCTGATCGGGTTGGGCATCACCAAGATGAGCGCCGGCTCTAAGACTGCGCCAGGCGGGTATTTGGACGAGCAGAGCCAGGCGGCCGAAGGGCAGTTCAACGTATTCGACGACCGGCCAGTGGAGGCGGTGGCCCAGAGCATCAGACAAAAGGGTTACGATACGGTTTGGAAGGATTGGGATAGGGGGTTTGAAGATCAGCAAGGCAGCAAATAA
- the thiE gene encoding thiamine phosphate synthase, with translation MLMENKEQRLKAFNQIDLYPVTDQGLSRGRSNLEILEGLIAGGAKIVQLREKRLSPKDFYQMAVAFREKTAQAGMLLIINDHLDIALACGADGVHLGQDDLPLTVAKKLAPNLLIGVSTHNLDEVLKAQEQDADYVNIGPIFATKTKELAMAPLNPRAIGDIAPHLKIPFTVMGGINRSNIEQVLQAGARKIAVVTAITEADNIGQAVQVLCKTINAYES, from the coding sequence ATGTTGATGGAAAATAAAGAACAACGGCTGAAAGCCTTTAATCAAATAGACCTCTATCCGGTGACCGACCAGGGGCTGTCTCGGGGCCGATCCAATCTCGAAATTTTGGAGGGCCTGATCGCCGGGGGCGCAAAGATCGTGCAACTTAGGGAAAAGCGCCTTTCCCCAAAAGACTTTTACCAAATGGCTGTTGCCTTCCGAGAAAAGACCGCCCAAGCCGGTATGCTGCTGATCATCAACGATCACTTAGACATCGCCCTGGCCTGCGGGGCCGACGGGGTGCACCTGGGACAGGACGACCTGCCGCTGACTGTTGCAAAAAAGCTTGCTCCCAATCTATTAATCGGAGTCTCCACCCACAATCTCGACGAAGTTTTAAAGGCCCAGGAGCAGGACGCTGACTACGTCAACATCGGGCCGATATTTGCCACCAAGACCAAGGAGTTGGCTATGGCTCCGCTGAATCCCCGGGCCATAGGCGATATTGCTCCGCATCTAAAGATACCATTCACTGTGATGGGTGGGATCAACCGGTCCAACATCGAACAGGTTTTGCAGGCCGGGGCCAGGAAGATAGCCGTGGTCACTGCAATCACTGAGGCGGATAATATTGGACAGGCCGTCCAAGTCCTGTGTAAGACCATTAATGCGTATGAATCCTAA
- the nifU gene encoding Fe-S cluster assembly scaffold protein NifU: MYSEKVMDHFMNPRNMGEIENPDGVGMVGNPVCGDMMKIMLKIDEDVVTDIKFKTFGCGAAIATSSMATELVKGKTIEEALQVTNKAVAEALDGLPPVKTHCSVLAEDGIRAAINDYLVKQGRPGLKLSEAGHAHGDEHQKKNS; this comes from the coding sequence ATGTACAGCGAAAAAGTGATGGATCATTTCATGAATCCCCGGAACATGGGGGAGATAGAGAATCCCGACGGCGTGGGCATGGTGGGGAATCCCGTATGCGGAGACATGATGAAGATCATGCTGAAGATAGATGAAGACGTGGTGACGGACATAAAATTCAAAACCTTTGGCTGCGGCGCGGCCATAGCCACTTCCAGCATGGCCACCGAACTGGTAAAGGGAAAGACCATCGAAGAGGCCCTGCAGGTAACCAACAAGGCGGTGGCGGAGGCCCTGGACGGACTGCCCCCGGTCAAGACCCATTGTTCGGTGCTGGCCGAGGACGGCATCCGGGCGGCCATCAACGATTATCTGGTCAAGCAGGGAAGGCCGGGGCTTAAACTTTCCGAGGCCGGCCATGCCCACGGAGACGAGCATCAGAAAAAAAACAGTTAG
- a CDS encoding S8 family serine peptidase, with protein sequence MKKTLVGFLVLALLGLAGAALADNGRIAISPHMKGVVIFKLKTFPVMDAKGFSCGAPLVDVVLQQHGLDKIKMIYPHKRLAKSKAEQELSKICQAKVSETADIKALCAQLKNTGQVEYAEPRYLRQAEFTPNDPGIGNQWFLTAIQATSAWDISTGDTLVTVGIVDCGVQTTHPDLAANIWLNPGEAGADSNNGIDDDGNGFVDDYRGWDFAGPDLADPSPAGDNNPNPTASNNDHGTHVAGDASAVTNNGVGVAGIGFNCKVMAIKCSYDNDTQYYGQSLIYFGYEGIVYAADNGAQIINCSWGGGGFSQYEQDIINYANGLGSLVVCAAGNDDSPAPHYPSACENAFSVAATENGDAKSSFSNYGATIDISAPGSTIYSTGYPNTYVSWSGTSMASPVAAGVAALVKSYYPSYTNAMIATLLMHSADNIDAQNPAYIGLLGAGRVNAYKALTTTVNSWTRYYSHKTIDGNDNIPRAGETVNLTVTLRNGWDDAPSITGEISTSDYAVNLISTSGNFGSINSGDTASVATYSFTVDSTALPHQALFTVHINTNGDLHTDTFYVQIEQAPVLLVDDDGGASVESYYKDALAAGGVFYNYYEHLTQGTPDSLMLDMFPAVIWSCEWAFPSLDSMDRKALKHYITQGGKLYLSGQDIGWDLQDTTTIYSHEYLLDSAGCTDFYQNYLKATYLGDDGGSSATGIAGDTLTDGLTSAIYQPGRASIEQFPDYFTPNGAAIYCFNYGATTSRAGLHWENGVTGAKLVYTGFGYEAITTSSVRQIFMDRIIRWFLGDISIAHTPLTDTENTSTPYRVAAVISSSVGVKEAFLYYNLDGSAPFEQKLAMSWVGATDTFECFIPAQTNQAVQYYIVAQNSKDLKTAKPIEAPFTSYGFYAGADTVDPVISSTALKNTINLNGPYAVTATVTDNIGLQDSTYLHYRINSGSEYPPVKMTGSGTYNGLITLPVRINTWDTVNYYVTAVDNSSQQNLGRGPVSGYYYFVMADSELVSNFDNSTEIAKWDTTGGTAPWRLFTSTPHTAPYGMRTGTANYASNSNILLTLRQNSAYNLDPYADNGKTVKLFWWQKGILGASDTLFIEGSPDNSAWTNLKARTSLTTAWALDSAEVNPVFSSKGANDTVNFRFRLKSDSTATNAYGWVLDDIHIKVQPILGIAGGRPEALEPKVLALLQNNPNPFKHTTSIFYQLPAETKVSLKVYNVAGQLVRTLVNAKQQAGSYAVKWDGRDGGSRRLAAGVYLYRLSATPINNNKGGSLGGEAGESKFTKKLVLIK encoded by the coding sequence ATGAAAAAAACATTGGTTGGTTTTCTGGTCTTGGCTCTTTTGGGCCTGGCCGGGGCCGCCCTGGCCGACAACGGCCGGATCGCCATATCACCCCACATGAAGGGCGTGGTGATCTTCAAACTCAAAACCTTTCCGGTTATGGACGCCAAGGGCTTTTCCTGCGGGGCGCCTCTGGTGGACGTCGTATTACAGCAGCACGGCCTTGATAAAATAAAAATGATCTACCCCCATAAGCGCCTGGCCAAGAGCAAAGCGGAACAGGAGCTTTCCAAGATCTGCCAGGCGAAGGTTTCGGAGACTGCGGACATCAAGGCTCTTTGCGCGCAATTGAAAAACACCGGGCAGGTGGAGTATGCCGAACCCCGATACTTAAGGCAGGCCGAGTTTACCCCCAACGATCCCGGTATCGGAAACCAGTGGTTCCTGACCGCCATTCAGGCCACTTCGGCCTGGGACATTTCCACCGGCGACACCCTGGTAACGGTGGGCATCGTGGACTGCGGGGTGCAGACCACCCACCCCGACCTGGCCGCCAATATCTGGCTTAACCCCGGCGAGGCCGGGGCCGACAGCAACAACGGAATTGACGATGACGGCAACGGTTTCGTGGACGACTACCGGGGCTGGGATTTTGCCGGTCCCGATTTGGCTGACCCATCTCCGGCCGGGGATAACAATCCCAATCCCACCGCCTCCAACAATGACCACGGCACCCATGTGGCCGGAGACGCTTCGGCCGTCACCAACAACGGCGTGGGCGTGGCCGGCATCGGCTTCAACTGCAAGGTGATGGCCATCAAATGCAGCTATGATAATGATACCCAGTACTATGGCCAATCGCTTATTTATTTCGGTTACGAGGGAATTGTGTATGCTGCCGACAACGGGGCCCAGATAATAAACTGTTCCTGGGGCGGCGGCGGCTTCAGCCAGTACGAACAGGATATCATTAATTACGCCAACGGCCTGGGATCGCTGGTGGTCTGCGCCGCCGGCAACGACGATTCTCCCGCCCCTCATTATCCCTCGGCCTGCGAGAATGCCTTCTCAGTGGCCGCCACCGAAAACGGGGACGCCAAATCGTCTTTCTCCAATTACGGCGCCACTATTGACATTTCCGCGCCCGGCTCCACCATATACAGCACCGGTTATCCCAACACTTACGTCTCTTGGAGCGGCACCTCCATGGCCAGCCCGGTGGCGGCCGGAGTGGCGGCCCTGGTAAAGTCCTATTATCCGTCCTATACCAACGCCATGATAGCCACCCTGCTGATGCACTCCGCCGACAACATTGACGCCCAGAACCCGGCCTATATCGGACTGCTGGGGGCGGGAAGGGTCAACGCCTATAAAGCCCTCACTACTACGGTAAATTCCTGGACGCGCTATTACAGTCATAAAACCATTGACGGCAACGACAATATTCCCCGGGCCGGAGAAACCGTGAACTTGACAGTTACCTTGCGTAACGGATGGGATGATGCCCCTTCCATTACCGGTGAAATATCCACCTCGGACTATGCGGTAAATTTAATATCTACCTCGGGCAACTTCGGCTCCATAAACTCCGGCGATACCGCCAGCGTTGCCACCTACAGCTTTACCGTGGACAGCACCGCCCTGCCTCATCAGGCCTTGTTCACTGTACATATCAACACCAACGGAGACCTGCACACCGACACCTTTTATGTCCAGATCGAACAGGCCCCGGTGTTGCTGGTGGACGACGATGGCGGGGCCTCGGTGGAAAGCTACTATAAAGATGCCCTGGCCGCCGGAGGCGTGTTTTACAACTATTACGAACATCTTACCCAGGGGACTCCCGACTCCTTGATGTTGGATATGTTCCCGGCGGTGATCTGGTCCTGCGAATGGGCTTTCCCCTCGCTTGATTCCATGGATCGCAAGGCTCTGAAACATTACATTACTCAGGGCGGCAAGCTTTATCTTTCGGGACAGGATATCGGCTGGGACCTGCAGGATACCACAACTATATACTCCCACGAATATCTGCTGGATTCCGCCGGCTGCACCGATTTTTATCAAAACTATCTAAAAGCCACCTACTTGGGCGATGACGGCGGCAGCTCGGCTACCGGGATAGCCGGAGACACTCTGACCGACGGGCTGACCTCCGCCATCTACCAGCCGGGGCGGGCGTCAATCGAACAGTTTCCCGATTATTTCACCCCCAACGGCGCTGCGATATACTGCTTCAACTATGGAGCCACCACCAGCCGGGCCGGATTGCATTGGGAAAACGGGGTAACCGGCGCCAAATTAGTTTACACCGGCTTCGGTTACGAGGCCATCACCACATCATCGGTGAGGCAGATTTTCATGGACCGCATCATCCGCTGGTTTTTGGGGGACATCAGCATTGCCCATACGCCTCTGACCGACACCGAGAACACCTCCACCCCTTACCGGGTGGCGGCCGTGATCAGTTCCAGCGTCGGAGTTAAGGAAGCCTTTCTTTATTACAATTTGGACGGCTCGGCCCCTTTTGAGCAGAAGCTGGCCATGTCCTGGGTGGGTGCCACCGACACCTTTGAGTGCTTCATACCGGCCCAAACCAATCAGGCCGTCCAGTATTACATCGTGGCCCAAAACAGCAAGGACCTGAAAACCGCCAAGCCCATAGAAGCCCCCTTTACCAGTTACGGATTTTACGCCGGAGCGGACACCGTTGACCCGGTCATTTCCAGCACTGCGCTTAAAAACACCATCAACCTCAACGGGCCCTATGCCGTTACCGCCACGGTTACCGACAACATCGGGCTTCAGGATTCCACTTATCTTCATTACAGAATCAACTCCGGTTCGGAGTACCCGCCGGTAAAAATGACGGGCAGCGGAACATACAACGGACTGATAACCCTGCCGGTCCGCATCAACACCTGGGATACCGTTAATTACTATGTCACTGCGGTGGATAATTCCAGCCAGCAGAATTTGGGGCGGGGCCCGGTTTCAGGTTATTATTATTTCGTGATGGCCGACTCCGAACTGGTCTCCAACTTTGACAACTCCACCGAGATCGCCAAATGGGATACCACCGGCGGTACCGCCCCCTGGCGGTTGTTTACGTCCACACCCCATACTGCTCCTTACGGCATGCGCACCGGGACAGCCAACTATGCCAGTAATTCAAACATTCTGCTGACCTTGAGACAGAACAGCGCCTACAATCTTGATCCCTATGCCGACAACGGCAAAACCGTCAAGCTGTTCTGGTGGCAGAAAGGAATACTGGGGGCCAGCGATACCCTTTTCATAGAAGGCAGCCCGGACAACTCCGCCTGGACAAACCTTAAAGCCCGCACCAGTCTTACCACCGCCTGGGCTTTGGACAGCGCCGAGGTCAATCCTGTGTTCAGCAGTAAGGGAGCCAACGACACCGTGAACTTCAGGTTCCGCCTCAAGTCTGATTCTACTGCCACCAACGCTTACGGCTGGGTACTGGATGATATCCATATCAAAGTCCAGCCCATACTGGGAATAGCCGGCGGCCGGCCAGAAGCTTTGGAGCCAAAGGTCTTGGCCCTTTTGCAGAACAACCCCAACCCCTTCAAGCACACAACTTCCATTTTCTATCAACTGCCGGCAGAAACCAAAGTATCGCTGAAGGTTTACAATGTGGCCGGGCAATTGGTGCGGACCCTGGTCAATGCCAAACAGCAGGCCGGAAGCTATGCCGTCAAATGGGACGGCCGGGACGGCGGCAGCCGCAGATTGGCGGCCGGGGTTTATCTTTACCGGTTGTCCGCCACACCTATAAATAATAATAAGGGCGGATCCTTGGGCGGAGAAGCCGGAGAATCAAAATTTACCAAAAAACTGGTGCTGATAAAGTAA
- a CDS encoding zinc ribbon domain-containing protein, whose translation MPTYEYQCAKCGHRFDKLQSIKDQPLNSCPVCSGPVERLLGTGSGFIFKGAGFYATEYRSSEYQKSAKADSDKSAVIPTPSPTVNKSSEGDKK comes from the coding sequence ATGCCCACCTACGAATACCAATGCGCAAAATGTGGACACCGGTTTGATAAACTGCAATCCATCAAAGACCAGCCCCTCAATTCCTGCCCGGTCTGCAGCGGCCCGGTGGAGCGCCTTCTTGGAACAGGATCCGGGTTTATTTTCAAAGGGGCCGGGTTCTATGCCACGGAATACCGCAGTTCCGAATATCAGAAAAGCGCCAAAGCCGATTCCGATAAAAGCGCTGTCATACCGACGCCTTCCCCCACCGTTAACAAAAGCTCTGAAGGAGATAAAAAATGA